From the genome of Apostichopus japonicus isolate 1M-3 chromosome 17, ASM3797524v1, whole genome shotgun sequence:
acatttatttttgtctatttttttttatcatttttaaacttttctcgGTTAAATCAAGTGTTGCTCCTAGAAAATGATTTTTGGGTCTTTTTTTAATGGTTTATtataacctacaaaattgaaaaaaaaatatagcatcattttgcatctcggcattccttaacttaaaCACAATCTCAATGGGGAcgggcacccctccccttacaccccccccccggggCGGCGATTACtataagtaacatatcaatgaataatgggccggtctaggttaaaaatgcccgggccgattttaagacccagtccgcccctgagcgtatgtatcataaataAGGTTAGCAATACAAGTGGTCATGGCCCCTCCTTGATCAtcaatcgggggggggggggattcagtCGGTGGATTGTTGCAATCATTCGGGTGAGATGTGGACTCGGGCTACGGTTGTATCATCACCTCTAGTATTTATTAGTAAAACATTGCGTTGAGGGTTACTTAGATGGACCTACTTTATAGTCTTAATATACATCAGAATGCAcaattgtattatatattttcttgatgGCTGTAACTATAACTTTGTTCTTCCGTTCATTTGCATCCTGTCTTGCCGAAGTTCATCAACAACGGAGAACTGACCGGGATGATTAATTTGAACGGAGTAAAATACTATTTGTTTCTAGAACGGGACTCTATACACGGACCCTTGCAATCCTGATATTACTTGTTAGACTCCTGCTCTATAGCTCATTATAtctaaactctttttttttgtcaaattgtgtacaatttctttccatttttatatttgtgtacTAAACAGTGGTTTTACGTTCTTTTCATTTCGTAAAGCAAGACATATTCAGAGTTGGGCATCAACGCTTGTAGTTTCATCTACACGGTTTGCGTACTTAACAGGCATATTACGCACATagtacaaaatatattggaaactTACAATGTTTGCGTATTAATTAAAGTAACAGAGAGCAAATGCATATACGTACGGCAGGTACCTTTGAACGGCTGATTGacagaataaacaaaacaaggGATAATTACCAGATATGAATTCTATCATCAAGTAAAGTCTTTGATTGTGTAAACTATTAACAACAAACTTTGAAACCAGTTACAACTAAAGACTGATTCCTACCGATATCTATTTAGCGTCCAGGATCGTATGTTCGAGTGTCACATGACCTACACGACGCCATATTGTCAGTTAGATGTTCTTCATTCCTGTTTCCATATGTTCTTCTTTCGTGATTTGTATCTGTTATTAAAGGATTAAAGGATTCTAGACTTAAATTTTACTCTGGAGGATAAACCCACATAGCAATGATCGTATTGGTAAGTAACGTACATGAGACAGTAATGGTGTGAAGCtatatatgtactgatatactgaACActtcattaataacacaggctatgtactgatatactgaAAACTTCATTCATAACACAGGCAATGTTAAATTTAAAGTTCAATTTATAAGGATTATAACCCATGTCTGTATGATCATATTTCAATGTcgattgaaatatttcataaatttgaagGGAATAGTTTTAGGCTGATGTTAGTCAAACTCTTATTTTGTAAATCCTGGTTATTTAATAGTTCATTCATGCAGCTACAACATATCTCTTTCAATCAGATCATGTGCTATCCTTTCACTTAATTGCTGTCAGGTCAGATCACAAATATACTAAGAGTGAGTCCTATCGAAACAGAAATGTagaattgtaatattttcatagCAGGCCTTGCGCCTTTAGGCTTAGGTCCAACTTAAATGAATGAATCGAGATGGCAATCATTAAATAGATTCCTCAAGGAATAGGATTATTTTCAGCTTGCAATGATATGCATGAGAGAGATACATATAGCTTACTTTCTATCCGTATGGAACATGGGTTAAATCATGTGGGGAGAATATGGGCCATTGCATCAGTTTTACTAATAGTATACACAAGAGTGTATATTGTTAACAGTGTGTCATCTTTCTCTCTAATTTCATCAAGTAAATGTTACTGAGGGAATAGTTACTCAATTTGATTTGATCCTCAACGTTAATATTTCGTCACGTGTGCTTTGTATTGCTTCATTACACACAATAAGACCaaattggaaaatgtttaaatatgAGAACAGATTATAACCTCACTTTTTGCAATGAACCTTGACTATAGTCAAACGTACGACGAACATTTTTATCTGATGTCACTATCGATTAGCAtcgataaaataataaaaactatcTCAAACAGATTCTTTAACATGCAAATGAATAACCGTTGTATCTGCAATTAGGAGAGAGCCTCGCAATAATTGTGAAGCCCGCCATCTAAACTGACGACCTGTAGGTCACATTCTTAAAGGATATCATGAACAttgataacaaaacagaaagttgaTTTTTTTCAGGGCGGGTTAATATTAGATTACTTCAAAGGTCGATGTTTTGTGTGAACGATAAACAGTAAATAAGAGATAAGGAGAGATTCACCTTTAAGTAATCTTTGTCGAGCCAGAGATCTGTTGGTAAAGTGACTGGTTCTGTTGACTTATAGAATCAAAGTttgatttatgataattttttttaagttagtTTTAACCATGCATTCTGTATCAATGTATATTCAACAGATCATCGCTTTGAAAGATAATCATGTATAATAACAATCAacggaaaagaaaagtgaagaccCAAGTTTATCTCGCCAACCAGTCACGAAAGttgttgtgacgtcataatcgaTGGAGCGCCTTACAGTGCAAGGTTTGTTGTAATTACATAGTTTTGTATTAGTAAATTAAGCATAAGATAGCTGATGTTCAAAATAAACATTGATAAGGATTTAAGCCTCAGCATTGTAATTACTCTTACATGTATGATCGAGAGTTCAACGtgattgttttcattgttttgtttctgcCTTATTCATTTGACCTAACCGATTGGAATTGTTATATGTAGATATGAACGCATATAAGGCGACATAAAATTGCATATATCTCCGATTTAACTGGTATAATTTTGTCGTTCACAGCGACATTAAACATATTGCCCGCCATAATTGTTTCCAGTTTATATTTAACCACTGACACGCCCCAATTTTATTGACCAATTAgcaatgtttacaaaacaaatgttgccATTTTTTCAGACAAAAAGGCCATACTCATAAGTTCTCTGAAGAGCAGGTATAAACTACAATATGACGCAATCCAGCCCATACCGTACATCAAGGACAGACTATATTGTGTTGACAAGGTATTTGTTGAGGGCGGTACAGAGATCAATATTGATAAaggagagaggaaggagaaagaAGGACCGTGGGTACGTGTGGACTCGTACAAAGATATCTTCACAGATCCTCGAATGAAAGCCAAACGGCGCATCATAGAAGCAGAAGCCGGGTATGGTAAGTCAACAGTAACCCTACAGCTCGCCTATGATTGGTGCAATGAAGTCAAGGATTCACCTTTAAAAGACGTAGAGATTCTAATTCTTCTCCGGTTGAGGCAGCTGAACAGCAAGATATCTATCTATCAAGCAATTAAACTGTTCTTAGCACCAAACGATCCTCGTATCAAATcttctgatattaaaaatatcattgaaagcTGTTCTTCTGTTAAGGTACTCCTGGACGGGTATGACGAGTTTCCTGATAGGGACGGAACTACAGGAAGTGACGTAGGACGTATCATTACGAGGAATCTGTTTGGGAATATTGACGTCACGCTGACCACCAGATATCTTCCGAAGGACTATGACAAatcaaacacaaaatatgttagGTTAGTTGGCTTTGACGAAAAAGCACGCGACCAGTACATTCGCAAGGCTGTTACCGGGGAAGACGAAGAAAGCGTTGCTAACATTAAGCGCGCTTTGAAAGAAAACCCGATCCTGGATGACCTATGTCAAGTGCCtcttttatttgtaatgttttctcACATGACCCACGAAAAGACACATCTTCAGAAATTAAAGTCAGTTACCAGTTTCTTTCGCTACATGATTAAATGTTTCCATAGTCACATGAGAAACAAATCACTAGACAAACACGCAAAGGAACACATGAGCGAATATGAAAGTGAACACAACGAACTGAGTAAAGTAGCATTTGAAGGTCTCTGCGGTAAAAACAAACAGTTATCATGGCGTAAGGATGGACTCTGTACACGACTAGGTCAAGAATTTTGTCAACATTATATTGCTGTTGGTATATTGGTAGAGGAAGAAGTGTCTGCTGAGACAAACGAACAGGCTTCTactacagacatacagacaaagACTGACTTAAGGTTTTACCATCAACTATTTTGTGAATGGTTTGCGTGTTTTAGACTGGTAGAAGTTGTAGCTGCTACAAGAAATGCATCTGAGCTGAAGAAAGTTCTTGATAAAGTGGATCCATTTAATCTTCAGTACCTCTATCGGTTCACCTGTGGGATTAGCTCAGCAGTTGGGAAGAGAAtaatagaatacttgaagagcAGGAAAGACGGTGATAAGTTTGCCATCCTCTGCATCCTGGAGCAAACTGTTGAGGTAGATGGAATCAAGGACACCGTCAGGGATCTGTGTTCAAAAGATGTTTGCATCAAGTTCGACGACAGCAAACTTCTTCAGAGATCCACTATCCAGCTCTTGGAGATAGCATCTAGATTTGATGTAAGTATGTTCATCATATGAAAACAGTTttgttacattagtttctttcGACTATACAAAAAGAACATGATGTTGATTTATGAgctaaataaacaaaaaatcaatatcgaaaattaattagaataaaatCCAcgttataaatatttacattaaattTAGCGACAAACAAATCTAAATACGTGTTTATTACATTAAAGTATACGCTACAGCCCGCCAAGAGAAAGTCACAAATTATCAATGTattgtttcatatcaaataaatattgttttaccGATGACTGTTTCGCTATGAGATATCATTCTAAGCTATTGGAAGTATAAGCAAAGATAGTTCAAGAATTAAGTGTACTGAAATACATGTCTCAGATAATCTAGACAGACAGCGTTCCATCCGTTCGTTAATGCAATAAACGCCACAACTGAGAGATTACTGATCAAATATACACAAGCCCGTACAACAGTTTGCTTTATTCACTTCTCAACATGGGCCTTCTACAAAACGTGGAAAGTAACATAAGATTCAATACCGTACCATTCGTCGGTATTATGTGAAACCTGTAGAAGAgatgaaaataattatttaaactGAAATGCTATACAACACTcaatcacaaaaaaaacaaagtaacaGTGTAGATTGATTCCACTATATATTTGAGTTTCCGTATGGGTATGTTGTAACTGACGCTACAGGAAGGTTGATATGGTATATAGTTTTCTACATTTCGAAATTAGTGTTTTCTTGACGTAGGGTGTTCCTATCAACGTATTGGACACTGCTTGGCGGTAAAACAGGCTAATGCTTACTTTATCAGTAAAATATTGTCTTAAAGGGTAACTCTAGGCAGAATTTGAAATCTAGGGGTAAACATATCCATTAAAGTAATCTAGGGTACACATATCCCTCATTAAAATCTAaggtagacatatcccttataTTAACCTATGGTAGACATAtcctttattgtaatctagggtaaacatatcccttattgtaatctagggtagacatatcccttataGTAATCTAGGGTAAACATATCCCTTgttgtaatctagggtagacatatcccttataGTAATCTAGGCTAGACATATCCCTCATTataatctagggtagacatatcccttattgtaatcttgggtaaacatatcccttattgtaatctagggtagacatatccattattgtaatctagggtagacagATCCCTTGTTGTAATCTTGGGTAGACATATGCCTTATGGTAATATAGGGTAGACATATCCTTCATTAGCCATAAAAGTGTTGCTTTCCAAAGAGTTTTTAGTTTTATCTGAGCAACTAACAGTCTAAAGTATTAAGGTACATTGTCAGGTCACTTCAATTCATGGAATTCACttgtttatttgtattcatttctACGAAAGTGAAATATACATTCCACCTGGACTGTTAGCAGTGTGTTTTAATGTTCAATAATGTTTCCATATAACATCGCAAGTGCCTAAAGTCGACGTTTGCTTTTGATTACAACCAGTACAAACAtgacaaacaaatatttatttctttaatttacacataaaaaactaaatacatatataactgCATTACTTTAAAAATAGCCGCGAAACAGTGAATTAACTACTTTGCATAAGGGGTTGCGAGGTTGGAACGGGACCACAGAAGTGGTGTTTAGTTGATCATCAGAGGATCCCTGGTGGAAGTACAGAGGTAGAGTCAtatttattgtagtgcgcatgcgcgcTACAATGTTGGGATTACTCGCTCGCTCAATCATAtacatggctggctggtgaatgccagctcAACGTACATTCTTCGTAGTAATCTCAATATCACAGCTTGGCTACGCAGGAAACAATCCAGACCCAGATTTGCAAAGAGTTGTAGCggcgaacagttaattctgcacaGGTAAAGAAAATGAATCTCTTTTAGTagcatacttcttcaaaacaatacgtaaaaCACTCTACTTTGGTATCATTATTCACGAATTAAACAAGATATGTAACATTTGAAGGCATTTTAGTTAAAAACATCCTGCAAAAATgttgcaagcaacaaatgtaTTTATCCGCAACTACTAGGTTTTATTTGGTAATCTCGGGCACGAACATCTAGCCCGTAATGTCATGGCATTATATACTACAAAGTCAAAGTAAGTTTCCACAGCTAGCGGCTCCGTACGTATATTACGTGTTTTGATGACGACTACTACCTACATTGTATTCGTTATGAGTAATCGTGCATTAGGCCTTCGGTGTAAATCACTTTATGTTCGTTACATTTCGCTAACTAGGCGAggatcatagaaattgaagtagggagaatgcCGCATTTGGGTAGCcaaaaatgtggcagtggactGTAGTTTTACAGATAATTTTAATAGGAAGCGATAGTAGAGGCAATTACATAAAAAT
Proteins encoded in this window:
- the LOC139954918 gene encoding uncharacterized protein, whose product is MERLTVQDKKAILISSLKSRYKLQYDAIQPIPYIKDRLYCVDKVFVEGGTEINIDKGERKEKEGPWVRVDSYKDIFTDPRMKAKRRIIEAEAGYGKSTVTLQLAYDWCNEVKDSPLKDVEILILLRLRQLNSKISIYQAIKLFLAPNDPRIKSSDIKNIIESCSSVKVLLDGYDEFPDRDGTTGSDVGRIITRNLFGNIDVTLTTRYLPKDYDKSNTKYVRLVGFDEKARDQYIRKAVTGEDEESVANIKRALKENPILDDLCQVPLLFVMFSHMTHEKTHLQKLKSVTSFFRYMIKCFHSHMRNKSLDKHAKEHMSEYESEHNELSKVAFEGLCGKNKQLSWRKDGLCTRLGQEFCQHYIAVGILVEEEVSAETNEQASTTDIQTKTDLRFYHQLFCEWFACFRLVEVVAATRNASELKKVLDKVDPFNLQYLYRFTCGISSAVGKRIIEYLKSRKDGDKFAILCILEQTVEVDGIKDTVRDLCSKDVCIKFDDSKLLQRSTIQLLEIASRFDIPISCVYLDRCSPRVDESGLSLILEFGLSLSILSSLQELRIWDNNRSLTNEELAAILSYSSHCTSLKELVFEYYVLTDTIPVGSIPLSLKSRNVKVWKTFDNRRLNLQTGLWQRCDGNGNVGLKGLFDRVRKRLGFD